CAATCTTTGATTTTGACCATCCAGACCTCTAGAATTTTTCGGTAGATTCTTACCCAACGAGGTGACAAATTTTGTCACAATCTAGAAAAAATAAGACTATTTCCAATCGATGTTTTATTTTATTTAATAGTTATTTCAGTAGCATAGAACATTTTAACTTCAGTGGCATGTCAATTGCTAATCTAGAATAATTACACCCCTAATTCAGGAGCGGCCAATGAAGTGTCCCAAATGTGACGGTTTAATGTATTTAGAGCGACTCTCTGACTTCTTCATCGTTTTCCACGCTTGGAAGTGTATTAACTGCGGCGCTTTGATGGATAAAACGATCATTGATAATCAGAAAAAGAGCGCCCCTTTCTTGGAACCGGTGGCGACGGCAGCGGACGGCGAAGAGATCTAGGGAATCACTCCAGTGAACGCCTTCTTTCAGAATTAGCTTGTCCCGTCACAGGAGAATGGAAACGAGAAGCTTTTTTTCTCGCCACTTTCTCGGACGGCCACATCCAGCTCGAGTGTCACCTCTTTACATTTTTTAGGGCTCACCTTCTTAAAGAAGATGAGCCCTTCTTTTTTGCCTCCCGATTCAATCTCGCCCCCTCTGACCCTCGCCGCCCGGATCTTCTTTGTTTCATCTTCGATAATGGCGCTCGATTTTGGAATCAGGGTGACGACCGGCTCTCCGCTGCTATTCATATAATATTGAATTGCCTCTTTTTCATTCAGGGAGAAACTCTTTTGGTCTACGCTGGCGAGACGGGCCGATCCGGGATCGAATGTGATCTCCGTATTGGTTCGATTAATAATCCGAACTTCAAAGGCGGTAAAGTAAGAAGAGAGATCGACCCCCCATTTTTGTTCGTCTTCCGATCGAATCCCGCTGGTCACGACCGGCTTCACCACAACCTGGATCGTTTCCGAGCCATCAGGTGCGTTCGAATGATCCAGAGGCGACAAGGAGGGGGATAAGGAAGTACATGCGACAACGAGGGTAAATAAAAGAAAGATCAGGGACTTCATAAGGTCCTCCGAGCGTGGTATTATAGTTAAACTTAAAATGAAAGTCAAAAGAAGCAATTTATTATTCTACGCGCTTTCTTACAAATTTCAACCATAGATAACCGATGCGAATCGTCTCCGGTGCTTTAAAGGGAAGAAAGCTCTACGCGCCACCCGGCTTGGATGTGCGCCCGACCTCCAACAAGGTGAAACAGGCGCTCTTTAACATTTTATCCGACCGAATCCAGGAAGCCTCCTTTCTCGATCTTTATGCAGGCATCGGGTCGGTCGGCATCGAGGCGCTGAGCCGGGGCGCCGGCGAGGTGACGTTCATCGAGAAGAGCAAGCGGCACATCCAATATCTCAAGAAGAATCTTTCCATCGCCTCCTTTGATGATCATTTCAGAATCTTATGTATGGAGGCCGTTCAATTTCTACGGAAAAAAGAGGCCGCGCGCCCCTTCGATTTTGTTTTTGTCGATCCCCCTTATGAGGGCGAAGAGATTGAAAAAACGTTGCCATTGCTGGGAGAGGGTGATATGATAGCCGACAACGGATGGGTCATTGTCCAACACTTCCATAAGAAGGTCTTCTCCGAAGCATTCGGTCGGCTGCACTTTCTGAAGAAGTACAAGTACGGTGAAACGATCCTCTCTTTTTATGGCAAAAGCTGAAAAACTTAAACTCGCCGTCTATCCCGGGACATTCGATCCAATCACAAATGGGCACATCGATATCATCCGACGGGTCTCACGGATCTTCCCGAGCGTGCTGGTTGCGGTGGCTCCCAATCCGAAGAAAGCGCCCCTTTTTACCCTTGAAGAACGTCTCAGGATGATCCGAACGGCAACCGAAGGGTTGTCCGACCTCGCCATCGAGCCGTTTCAGGGCCTCCTCACCCATTACCTGCGCGAAAAAGGGGCCACCGCGATTGTAAGGGGGGTCCGGGCGATCTCCGATTTTGAATTTGAATTTCAGATGGCGATGATGAACCGAAAGCTCGACCCGAACATTGAGACGGTCTTCCTCATGCCGAGCGAGGAACACTCTTATATCACATCGACGTTAATCAAAGAGGTCGCAAGTTATGGAGGCGATGTCTCCGACTTCGTCCCCAAAGGGGTCTCTCAAAAACTCTTGGAGAAGTTTCCAACAGGAAAAAAATGAAGTTTGCCCGACGCATTGATCAGATCAAACCCTCCCCTACGATGGCGATGGCGGCCAAAGCAAAGGCAATGTTGGCCAAAGGGATTCCGATCACCGACTTTGGACTCGGAGAGCCCGACTTCAATACCCCCGAGGTCGCCGCGGAAGCGGCGATCCGCGCCATCCGAGATGGTTTCACCAAATACACCCCTCCCTCCGGAATCGAGGAGCTCAAGGAGGCGGTCTCTAAAAAGTTAAAGTCGGAGAACCGCCTTGACTATGAGAAAAAAGAAATTATTATCTCTTGTGGGGCAAAACATACACTTTACAATATTGCGCAGGTGCTCTTTGAGCAGGGAGATGAGGTCATTATCCCCGCCCCGTATTGGGTCTCCTACCCCGATCAGGTTTTGCTGAACGATGCAACCCCGGTCATCGTTCAGACGCGGGAGGCAGATCAATTCTTGATGACCCCGGAGCAGCTCAAGCGGGCGATCACGCCGAGAACCAAGGCGGTCATTCTGAATTATCCGTCCAATCCAACCGGATCGGCCTATGCCGCAAAACAGCTCGAGGGGTTGGCCGAAGTTCTGACCGGTGCATCTGTTTGGATTGTCTCGGACGAGATTTACGAGAAATTTCTCTATGACGGCGCAGCACACACCAGCATCGCCTCGTTGGGGCCGGAGTTGAAGAAAAAAACCGTTGTCGTCAATGGCATCTCGAAAGCCTATGCGATGACCGGATGGCGGATCGGATACGCGGCCGGTCCCAAGGAGATCATCGACGCCATGGGAACCGTTCAGAGCCAGAGCACCTCCAACCCAACCTCTATCTCTCAAAAGGCGGCGGTGGCGGCGCTGACGGGAGGGGTGACTTTTATTAACACGATGGTCGAAGAGTTCAATCAAAGGCGACTGTTGATGGTCGATCAGCTCAATGCGATCTCCGGCGTCCGCTGTCCCCGTCCCGCCGGAAGCTTTTATGTCTTCCCGAATATCAAGGGACTGCTTGGCACCCGGTATAAGGGATATCAGATCGATCGCTCGAGCGATCTGGCCTCCTTCCTGCTTGAAGAAGGAGGGGTCTCGACGATCCCTGGAGAAGCCTTTGGCGCCGACGGATACCTGCGACTCTCCTACGCGGTTTCGAAAGAGGTCATCAACGAAGGCCTTAAAAAGATTAAGAGCGCAGTGTCGAAGCTCTCTCGGTAAGAAGGAGGTATCTGGTTTGCCAATTTATGAGTACGAATGTGAGAAGTGTAAAAAGCGGATTGAAATGCTGCAACGGATCGCCGATCCCCCTTTGGCGGCCTGCACCGAATGTGGGGGACCGGTTCATAAAGTGATCTCCTCCCCCTCCGGTCTCCTCTTCAAGGGGAACGGATGGTACGTCACCGACTATGCCAGAAAAGGGGAGAAAAAGGACGGCGACGCCGCACCGGCGGCAAAGGCAAAGGGAGAGGAAAAATCGACCTCCAACGGCACCAGCGGAAGCGCCCCGAAGGAAGCGGCCCCCAAACCGAAGCCAACCTCCCCGTCCGAATAATCGTTTTTTTCTAAAGAATAAAAAAGAGGAGGGGTCGACAAAGACCCATCCTCTTTTTCGTTGTAGATGAACGGACTGCTTCGATGCGGCTTATTTTTTTCCGGTGGTGCTCGCCTTGCCGGCCGATGCCATCCGGATGGAGCGCGCGACCATTTTCCCATCTTCCTCCGTCGCCTTGGCGACGACTTTGTCCCCCGCCTTCAGATCGGCAAGCGATTTCTTAATCTTACCGGCCGTAATGACCGTCTTGTCGGTCACATTCATCGTGACCTCTTTGTCCTTGTCTTTGATCTTTAGATTATTCCCTGCCGGATCCACCTCAGTGACCTCTCCCTTGATGCTGGTCAATTTCCCCTTTTTGGCGGCCGGCATCGCCTTCATGTCACCCGACTTCATCTCGCCGGCCGGCTTTTCCGTCGCCATCTTTCCGCCCGCGGCCTCTTCCGCCGTCACCGTTGCGGCGGTGAAAGCGCCGACACACAACAACGAGAGAATGAAAGAGATTGATTTACGCATTTTAAAACCTCCTGCTCAAATAAATGATGAATGGATCTAATCTAAACGTGCTCACAACCTGAATTTGAGCAATCCCTATGCCAACCGTGGATCAAAAGCAAAGGGAATGATTTCATTATACTTATGCAAATTATCGCGAAGGATTCCAAAAGCGCCGCGAGTTTTATTTCCCTTTTGGTGCGGGAGGTATCCCTTTTGGAACAGATTCTTCCTCTTTTCGGAGATTAAACTTCTCAAGCCGATACTGCAGTGTCCGATAGCTGATTCCGAGGAGCTTCGCCGCCTTTGCAATGACCCCGCCGCTCTTCTCCATCGCCTTGATCAGCAATTCCTTTTCAAAATCTTCGAGAGAAAATCCTTGGGGCGGAATGTCGAAAGGGATCCGATCGTTCGCAAAGGTTTTCAACCGGACCTCCTGCGGAAGATCTTCCGGCTCGAGCGTCTCTCCCTCACAGAGGAGAACCGCCCGCTCGATGGTCGACTCGAGCTCCCGGACATTCCCCGGCCAGCTGTAATCGAGAAGAAGGCGAAGCGCCGGGCGGGCGATTCCCCGGATCTTCTTGTCCGAGCGCTGGTTGTATTTCTCTAAAAAATGATGGGTCAGTGCGGGAATGTCGGTGGCGCGCTCGGCGAGCGACGGAAGGCGAATCGAGATGACATTGAGCCGGTAAAAGAGATCTTCCCTGAAATTCCCCTCTTGAATCTCCATCTTCAGATTCTTGTTCGTGGCGGCGATCACCCGGACATCGATCTTGATCTCTTCTCTCCCGCCGACGCGGCGGACCTCGCGCTGCTGAATCGTCCGGAGGATCTTCGCCTGCATCGTCAGAGAGAGGTCCCCGACCTCATCGAGAAACAAGGTTCCGCCGTCGGCCGCCTCGAAGAGCCCGATGCCCCGGCCGGTCGCCCCGGTGAACGCCCCCTTCTCGTAGCCGAAGAGCTCGCTCTCAATGAGGGTGTCGGGAATCGCGGCGCAGTTGATGGCGAGAAACGGCCGATCTTTTCGAAGGCTGTTGTAGTGGATCGCCCGCGCGATCAGCTCTTTGCCGGTGCCACTCTCTCCCAACACCAAGACCGTCGCCGTGCTGTTGGCAATCTTCAAGATCGTTTTAAAAATATCCTGCATCTTGATATGGTTGCCGATGATGTTCGAGAGGCCGAACCGCTCGGAGAGCTGCTCTTTCAAGAGCTTGTTTTGGGTGACCAGGTTCATCTTTTCAAAAGCCCGCGCCACCGAAATGAGGAGCTCCTCCCGGTCGAGCGGCTTCGTCAGATAATCAAACGCCCCCTTCTTAATCGCCTCGACGGCCGAGTCGATCGTCCCATGCGCCGTCATGATGATCACACAGGCGCCGGCATTGATCTTGAAGAGACGATCGAGGATGAAGAGGCCATCGTTGTCGGGCATTTTCAAATCGCTGAGGACCAGATCGAACGACTCGTCTTCAAATAACTTCAGCGCCTCGGTCGTGCTCCCGGCGGTCTGAACGCCGTATCCCTCCGACTTGAGAATGACCTTGAGAATATCCCGTTGCGACTTCTCGTCATCGATAACGAGGATCTGCCCCTTTCTCAAATAGACCTCCTTCGGACCGGCAGTTTCATGGTGACGATGGTCCCCTGTTGAAGTTGACTTTGAACCAGGATGCTGCCGCCATGCTCCTCCACGATTCTCTGGGTCATGGCCAAGCCGAGTCCGATCCCCAACTTCTTCGTCGTAAAATAAGGCTCGAAGATCTTCCTCAAGTCCTCCTCACTGATCCCCGCCCCATTGTCGCGAAAGGTCAATTCAACCTGTTCGGAGACGGCCGGCTCCTCCTTCTCCCCCGCTTCGGACGGCACCCTGTGGATTTGAATCTCCAGCTTCCCCCCCTGGGGCATCGCTTGGATCGCATTCAGGATGACATTGATTAAACATGTTTTCAAGAGCTCTGGATCGCCGTCGATCTTCGGAAGGACGGCGACCTCGCCGACAACGATTTCGACTCTCTGCTCGCCGGCCTTATGTTGGGCCAATCCGAGCACCTCTTGAAGGAGGGTTTCGAGGTCGACCTCGGCGTAACTCAATCGAAGCGGCTTCCCATATTTGAGAAAGTTCTCGATCATGTGATTGAGCCGGTAGATTTCCACCTTCACGTTCGAGATAATCTCCTCCGCCTCTTTTTGCTTGAGGGTATTCCAATCCGGGAATTGCGATTTGAGATGATCGATGCTCAAGTTGATGAGGTTCAGCGGATTCCGGATTTCATGGGCAATGCTGGAGGCCATCTGGCCCAAGACGGAGAGCTGCTCCGCATGCCGAAGCCGCTCCTCCAACTCTCTCTGCCGGCGAAGCTTATCGACCATCTCGTTAAAACTCCGCGTCAAGTCGCCGATCTCGTCGCGGCGCTGCGCGGGAAGGGTTTGGGAGAGGTCTCCCGAAGCGACCTTCTTGGCCGCCTGAACCACCTCCGCGATCGGCTGGGTATATTTGATCGAGAGAAAAATCGAAAGACCGATGCCGACCATGAAGATGAAAAGGGTGGTGATCAGCCGGCGCTCGTGGTTGTCTTTCAAAAACTGACCATAATCTTCGAGCCGCATGTCGACATGGACGAAGCCCATCCGCTCGCCGTCGACGACGATCGGCACCAGCAGGTTGTACTCCCGGTGCGGTCCGGTGCTGTCCTGCTCATCCCCGACCTTCGCCGTGATGAAGAGGTCTTTATGTTTCGGATCGACCTTTGTAATGATCTTCGACCCGACCCGCTTCGGGTTGGAGCTGGCGATCACCTCCTGCTCGTTGCTGATAATCGAGATCTCCTTGACCCCTTTGTTCTTCAGGCGGCCGACGTAATCGGCCAGGCGCGCCTCGTCGCTCCGCTCCGTGCTGGTCAACTCCTCCACGCTGATCTTGATCGCCGTGGAAAGATCTCCGATATTCTCCTCCACCTTTCGAATAAACTCATTCTCGCTCCGGACGTTGTAAATGTAGGAGACCGCCAGCGATAGGAGGGTCAGGAGGATCATCATCAAAACGAGCTTGGTGGTGAGATTGACCCGGTCTAAGAAATAACGCATCTCTGTCCTTATCCGAACTTATTCGATTATGGCGGCGAGCTGCGCCGCGGAAACACGCCCTTCGCGCACGATCCGCGGCGGGGTGACGGTGACGTCCAACACGGTCGATGGAAGGGGGGTGCAGGGGCCGCCGTCTAGAATCGCGTCGACTGATTCACCGAGGGTCTGCTCGACCTCTTGCGCCGACGCCGGCGACGCGTCGCCGGAGCGATTGGCGCTCGTGGCGGTAATCGGGATACCGACCGTTTGGATCAGTTGAAGCGGAAGGGGTGCGCTTGGCAGACGAACGCCGATCTTTCCGCTCCCGCCGGTTAATAAAGGGGATAAGCGCTTCGACGCCTGAAAAACGAGCGTAAGGGGACCGGGCCAAAAAGCGTCGATGAGTTTCTCCGCGATCGGAGGGATCTCTTCAATCAAAGGGGAGAGCATCGCCCGATCGGCGATGAGGAGGAGGATCGGTTTGGAGTAGGCCCTCCCCTTGATCGTAAAGAGGCGGCGGACGGCATCGGCGTCGAAGGGGTCGGCGGCAAGTCCGTAGAAGGTGTCTGTCGGAATGGCAACCACCCCCCCCTTATGGATCAGCGCGGCAATTTCTTGAAGGACCCGCCGCTCCGGATGGTTCGGATCAACCGGGATGACCTTTCTCATGAAACCGTTTCCCCTTGGCTTCGACTTCTTCAGCAAGGGACTTCTTGTAAGAGAGAAGGCGCTTGGCGAGATCGGAGGAGCGGCGCGCGAGAATCTGCGTCGCCAGAATCCCGGCGTTTTTGGCGCCGGCCTTGCCGATTGCCACCGTCGCAACCGGAATGCCGCTCGGCATCTGGACGGTGGAGAGTAGGGAGTCCAGACCATTCAACGGGGAAGAGCTGATCGGAACGCCGATCACGGGAAGAATCGTCTCTGCCGCGATCACCCCGGCCAGATGGGCCGCGCCCCCCGCCCCGGCGATGATCACATCGACCCCGCGCGTTTCGGCTTCGTGGATCAGCCTTTTCGTTCGCTCGGGAGAGCGGTGGGCGGAAGAGAGGGTCATCTCATACGGCACCTCGAATTCCTTCAAGATTTTGGCCGCCTCCTGCATGACTTCCCAATCCGAATCGCTCCCCATCAAAATGAGAACAGAACCTTTTTCCGTCATCGCATCCCCTCGTAAATGAATACGCCAAGTTAACATAGCTTTAAGAAGGGTGTCAAGGGAACCGGCGGCTAAGGGAGGCCCTTATTATTAGCGGAGACGGGTTGGATAACCCCTGGCTTTGAATGCCGAAAGTGGAGGAGTAATATGATGATAACTCGGTCGGAATCGGCAGCTCCTTCCGACTCAGCTCCTACATGTTTTTATTGAGATCGCCTCAAGCAGAGCCGCTCATCCTCCATCATTTATCATTAACGATGTAAAATTTTTATACTACTCCTTCATAGAATACCGTCCCTTCTTTGCTCACTCCGTTTCGGATCATTAGATCTTCCTTCGCTCCGATCTCTCACCTCCACTCTATTGGCTTATCTCCCATTGGCATTGATCTTGCTGATTCCCAGGTTAGGTATTGAACGAAACAGGATAATCCAGGGAGAGGTATTGCTTATGTTACCGACGATAGAAAAGTTAGTCTCGGGAAAGATTCATTCCATCGAATCAGAGCAGAGCGTCCGGAATGCGGCGGAAGCAATGGCGGCGAACCGGATCGGAAGCCTTCTCGTCGCAGAAGATGGAACCTATATCGGAATTATTACGGAAGTCGATATCATCCGGAAGGTGGTGGCGAAGGGACTCGATCCGGCCACCATGGCAGTTCAGAAAGTGATGACCTCGCCGCTGATCACGATCGACGCCGACCGGTCGGTCCTCGATGCGAACGACATCATGGAGCGGAAGAAGATCCGCCACCTGGTGGTAACCCGAAGAGGAAAGGTGATCGGGATGGTCTCCGTCCGGGACTTTCTCCATCCCCTCGATTTTGAGGAAGACGAAGAGAGCGGGTATGAACGGGCGAGCGGCTTTTGATTTGGATTTTTAAGTGAGGAGGAATTGCAATGTATCAGATGCGTTTTTTGAAAACTTTCTTCCTGAGCACGAGCTTTCTACTTTTCGGAATACTCGGACTTGCGCAGGCGGCCGGTCGGCCAGTTGAGCCTGATCAATGGGTGCTCGGGGATTATCTTCTGGCTGGCGCGCTGTTTCTGATTGTGATTGCTTTTCTGACGGGCGCTTATGCGCTGCTGTTCAGCAACAGCCGGCCATTAATCAAACGGGCGTTTCTTTATCCTTTGTTTAAGGTAATAGGAATGGAGGGGGAGAAGAAGCCGCTGATTACGAAAAAATAAGCTTATCCAAAAACTCGTTGTCACGAATAATCATCAGAAACGTCGGAGAGGAATAGAACCACATCAAGAACAAGAGGACGAACCACCCCCGCAGCCACCGGATCCGGATGAGGTACCTCCCGAAGAAGGGTATCTAGGCAAAAAGTTCGACACGTGTTAACGAAAGGGCTTCGAGAGGGGCCGTCGGATTGTCTCCGACGGCCCCTCTCCTTTTTGTTTTTACAACAGAATCTCAATGTGCATTCTGAGCGTTACAAATCATTCTCCAAGACCCCAGATAGGACTCGAACCGATCTTACCTCTGTGGGATTAAATATTCTTCCAAAGGAGGGTCGAGTTCAGGACGGAAAGAATCATTCATTAACACGAATCTCCCACTTGTTGACAACTGCATTTGAACCTCTCTTTCCAACCGGTCCTCTCCAGCTTGACGACACAGTACCAGGAGAAGGCTGAGATCGCCTGTACCTTAGGGAGGCAATTCTTTGACTCCGGAGATTTTGAAGTCGCGCTCCTTCAATGGGAACGAGCAAAGGTTCTTCTGCCCTCGCTTGAAGCATACTCAGGCATCTCCCAAAACGCTTCGTTACGCCATCAGATTCTGGGCGCACGCTTAGCGAATCACCTGCTGCTTCCGGAGAGATTTCATAATCACGGACACATAGTTCTCGATCAGGTCCCGATGATCGCTCCGGATCAGGGTCTCGCTGGCCGCGGACCAGATGAGCTTGTCCGTGGCGACGTCGTAGAGGTTCGCTTCCGCAATGGCATATTCGTCCTCCGTCATGTAAGCCGGTTGGTAGATCGTGTCGTAGCCTCGGCTGTAATAACCGCCCCAGGAATTGTAGTATGCGGGGTATCCCGGGCTGTGGTGTCCCGCTGCAGGAACATAATTCAGGTCGGTGCGCCTATCGACCACCCTCGTCAAGAAAAGGACGTCGGCGCCCACTTCTTTGAGCTGCGCGGCAATCACCTCTTTTTCGGCCAGTTCTTCACCAGGCAAAATCGTATAGCCCGCCACGGCGTCAACCCCGCCCGCCTTCAACTGTTGAACGAAAGTGTCTTCAATGAGCCGCCGGTTCGCCGGCTTTTGGAGCATCCCCAGAACCAGAATCTTTCGGGGCGTATTTTCATAGTCGGGATCCTTCCAGACGGACGTCAGCTTTGTCGATGCGCACGAGGTCGCCAGGAGCGATGCCGCGAGCAGCCACGAGACCAGACCGGTACAAATGTTCCTATTCTTCTTCATCTCTTTCTCCTTTTTTGGATCTGCACCGCAGGCGCGCTCCCCGCCTGTGAGGGCGCGGTTGGCGAGCGGATAAAACAAGGGCAAACCCACTCCGATCGAAGAATTCCTCGGATGGAAGGCGTTTCCTTCTTCCCCCTCCCGAGGGGCAGAGAACGCGACCAGCATGGGTACGCCTCTCACGACGCAGATTCGTAAACGTTCATATCGTTCTACTTGTGGAAAGAGATACTCTTACAGCATCCAGGAAATGACATCCAACCTCCAGGTGTTGAAATCCGGGAGATGCGACGCCTCGTCGATATCGATCCATACCTTATTGTAATTGGCCCGTCATCCGAACGGGCGGTTGATCTCGAACAGAACGGCGACGGCGGTGTTGTAGCTCAGGTCGTTTTCCGTCTTGGTCGAAACATCGTCGCTCCGTGAGCTCCTGCTGATGACACCGTTTAATTGAAAATGATCGTTGAAGTTGTAGCCGAGGGTTCGCCCGCCCGCAATCATGGCCTGTCACGCTTCGGCCCGGATCGGCTGGAGCAATCCCTCTGTCAGAGCACTCGCCGTCCCTTCGGCTCAAAAATTTTAAATCAATTTTAAGAGAATCGTTCCCCTCGCGATGCAACGGCTCTTACAGACCAGATCAGACGGACTAAGCAAAAATGGAAGATAGTTTCACCGAGGCAAACCACTCCATAAAGAAAGCCCCGGCGAAGGAGAGGAAGATAACGGGCTGCCCCAAGCCGAATGCTTACGTCGTCGTCTGTCCGGAGGGGGCCGTTCCTGACCCAGATCGGGTAGGCCCTTCCGGCCGAGAAGACAGGGTTCGTGAAGGCATGGAGGAGGGCAGGTGACGGTTTTTCTACAGAGCTTCGGCCACGTGTTTGCAGCCCTTTTTCCCGTGGTCAATCCCCCGGGCATGGCGTTGCTTTTTCTTGCCATGACCCGACGGGCGAGTCGGGCAGAGCGGACCCTCCTCGCCGGACGGATTGCGGTATACGCATTCTTGGTCGTGAACGTGGCCTACTATGTCGGAACGGTGATTCTCCATTTTTTTGATATCTCGTTGCCGGTGCTTCGGGTGGCCGGCGGTATCGTGCTCGCCTCCTCCGGCTGGCGTCTTCTGAATGAAACCCGATCGGGCAGCGACGCCGGCCTGGACGTCGGCGGCGGTTCGGGCGATTGGGCCCGTGTGGCGTTTTATCCGCTGACGATGCCGGTCACCACCGGACCCGGGACAATTTCGGTGGCGATTGCGTTGGGCGCCATTCTGCCGAAGAAAGTTCCGGTCATGCTGGGAGCCCTGGCGGCGAGCGGTCTCGTATCGGGCGCCATCTATCTCTGCTACCGATATGCGGACCGGATCGAAAACCGGCTGGGGCAGACCGGCTCTGAAGCGCTCTCCCGCCTCTTTGCCTTCATCCTCATCTGCATCGGCATTCAGATTTTGTGGAACGGGTTCTCGGAGCTGTGGGCCTCGTTGCCCGCGAAATAA
The Candidatus Manganitrophaceae bacterium DNA segment above includes these coding regions:
- the rsmD gene encoding 16S rRNA (guanine(966)-N(2))-methyltransferase RsmD, producing the protein MRIVSGALKGRKLYAPPGLDVRPTSNKVKQALFNILSDRIQEASFLDLYAGIGSVGIEALSRGAGEVTFIEKSKRHIQYLKKNLSIASFDDHFRILCMEAVQFLRKKEAARPFDFVFVDPPYEGEEIEKTLPLLGEGDMIADNGWVIVQHFHKKVFSEAFGRLHFLKKYKYGETILSFYGKS
- the coaD gene encoding pantetheine-phosphate adenylyltransferase, with the translated sequence MAKAEKLKLAVYPGTFDPITNGHIDIIRRVSRIFPSVLVAVAPNPKKAPLFTLEERLRMIRTATEGLSDLAIEPFQGLLTHYLREKGATAIVRGVRAISDFEFEFQMAMMNRKLDPNIETVFLMPSEEHSYITSTLIKEVASYGGDVSDFVPKGVSQKLLEKFPTGKK
- a CDS encoding pyridoxal phosphate-dependent aminotransferase, with translation MKFARRIDQIKPSPTMAMAAKAKAMLAKGIPITDFGLGEPDFNTPEVAAEAAIRAIRDGFTKYTPPSGIEELKEAVSKKLKSENRLDYEKKEIIISCGAKHTLYNIAQVLFEQGDEVIIPAPYWVSYPDQVLLNDATPVIVQTREADQFLMTPEQLKRAITPRTKAVILNYPSNPTGSAYAAKQLEGLAEVLTGASVWIVSDEIYEKFLYDGAAHTSIASLGPELKKKTVVVNGISKAYAMTGWRIGYAAGPKEIIDAMGTVQSQSTSNPTSISQKAAVAALTGGVTFINTMVEEFNQRRLLMVDQLNAISGVRCPRPAGSFYVFPNIKGLLGTRYKGYQIDRSSDLASFLLEEGGVSTIPGEAFGADGYLRLSYAVSKEVINEGLKKIKSAVSKLSR
- a CDS encoding sigma-54-dependent Fis family transcriptional regulator, with the protein product MRKGQILVIDDEKSQRDILKVILKSEGYGVQTAGSTTEALKLFEDESFDLVLSDLKMPDNDGLFILDRLFKINAGACVIIMTAHGTIDSAVEAIKKGAFDYLTKPLDREELLISVARAFEKMNLVTQNKLLKEQLSERFGLSNIIGNHIKMQDIFKTILKIANSTATVLVLGESGTGKELIARAIHYNSLRKDRPFLAINCAAIPDTLIESELFGYEKGAFTGATGRGIGLFEAADGGTLFLDEVGDLSLTMQAKILRTIQQREVRRVGGREEIKIDVRVIAATNKNLKMEIQEGNFREDLFYRLNVISIRLPSLAERATDIPALTHHFLEKYNQRSDKKIRGIARPALRLLLDYSWPGNVRELESTIERAVLLCEGETLEPEDLPQEVRLKTFANDRIPFDIPPQGFSLEDFEKELLIKAMEKSGGVIAKAAKLLGISYRTLQYRLEKFNLRKEEESVPKGIPPAPKGK
- a CDS encoding HAMP domain-containing protein — its product is MRYFLDRVNLTTKLVLMMILLTLLSLAVSYIYNVRSENEFIRKVEENIGDLSTAIKISVEELTSTERSDEARLADYVGRLKNKGVKEISIISNEQEVIASSNPKRVGSKIITKVDPKHKDLFITAKVGDEQDSTGPHREYNLLVPIVVDGERMGFVHVDMRLEDYGQFLKDNHERRLITTLFIFMVGIGLSIFLSIKYTQPIAEVVQAAKKVASGDLSQTLPAQRRDEIGDLTRSFNEMVDKLRRQRELEERLRHAEQLSVLGQMASSIAHEIRNPLNLINLSIDHLKSQFPDWNTLKQKEAEEIISNVKVEIYRLNHMIENFLKYGKPLRLSYAEVDLETLLQEVLGLAQHKAGEQRVEIVVGEVAVLPKIDGDPELLKTCLINVILNAIQAMPQGGKLEIQIHRVPSEAGEKEEPAVSEQVELTFRDNGAGISEEDLRKIFEPYFTTKKLGIGLGLAMTQRIVEEHGGSILVQSQLQQGTIVTMKLPVRRRSI
- a CDS encoding threonylcarbamoyl-AMP synthase encodes the protein MRKVIPVDPNHPERRVLQEIAALIHKGGVVAIPTDTFYGLAADPFDADAVRRLFTIKGRAYSKPILLLIADRAMLSPLIEEIPPIAEKLIDAFWPGPLTLVFQASKRLSPLLTGGSGKIGVRLPSAPLPLQLIQTVGIPITATSANRSGDASPASAQEVEQTLGESVDAILDGGPCTPLPSTVLDVTVTPPRIVREGRVSAAQLAAIIE
- the purE gene encoding 5-(carboxyamino)imidazole ribonucleotide mutase — its product is MTEKGSVLILMGSDSDWEVMQEAAKILKEFEVPYEMTLSSAHRSPERTKRLIHEAETRGVDVIIAGAGGAAHLAGVIAAETILPVIGVPISSSPLNGLDSLLSTVQMPSGIPVATVAIGKAGAKNAGILATQILARRSSDLAKRLLSYKKSLAEEVEAKGKRFHEKGHPG
- a CDS encoding CBS domain-containing protein, whose protein sequence is MLPTIEKLVSGKIHSIESEQSVRNAAEAMAANRIGSLLVAEDGTYIGIITEVDIIRKVVAKGLDPATMAVQKVMTSPLITIDADRSVLDANDIMERKKIRHLVVTRRGKVIGMVSVRDFLHPLDFEEDEESGYERASGF
- a CDS encoding NAAT family transporter, which codes for MTVFLQSFGHVFAALFPVVNPPGMALLFLAMTRRASRAERTLLAGRIAVYAFLVVNVAYYVGTVILHFFDISLPVLRVAGGIVLASSGWRLLNETRSGSDAGLDVGGGSGDWARVAFYPLTMPVTTGPGTISVAIALGAILPKKVPVMLGALAASGLVSGAIYLCYRYADRIENRLGQTGSEALSRLFAFILICIGIQILWNGFSELWASLPAK